A window from Methylococcus mesophilus encodes these proteins:
- the mgtE gene encoding magnesium transporter, which translates to MSDSIIETSDERLRRLVREVLDLLDKQKLEETILQHQPMSRHELIESLMHKQHQVALKQKLDSLHAADIAYVLEALPQVQRLAIWALVDPEMDGEILLHVSDAVRESLISDMDRDELLHATEQLDTDEIADLAPDLPEEVMQDLLKSLNDQTRAQLESVLSYEEDTVAAIMDFGMVAIREDTTLSVVLRYLRQRGDLPENTDKLFVVDKQNVLRGVLSLKRLLLRSPDARVGDVMSREVVMFHLDDEASVAARAFERYGLLSVPVVDDQQRLQGRVTIDAIVDYIRQESDDEALAQAGLMQEEDLFASIWKSVKNRWVWLGINLLTAFASTRVISLFDDTIGRVVALASLMPIVAGIGGNTGTQTSTLIVRSLALGLVDSSNVRRLVLKEIGIGLLNGIVWGSVIGALTYALYRDPELASVMAAAMTLNLLVAAVTGLFIPLIRARLDLDPAIGTSVLLTAITDGMGFFIFLGLATLFLLN; encoded by the coding sequence ATGTCCGATTCCATCATCGAAACCAGTGACGAAAGACTGCGCCGGCTCGTGCGCGAAGTGCTGGACCTGCTGGACAAGCAGAAACTGGAGGAAACGATTCTTCAGCATCAGCCGATGTCCCGGCACGAACTGATCGAAAGCCTGATGCACAAGCAGCATCAGGTCGCGCTCAAGCAGAAGCTCGATTCGCTCCATGCCGCCGACATCGCCTATGTGCTGGAGGCCCTGCCGCAGGTGCAGCGTCTGGCCATCTGGGCGCTGGTGGACCCCGAGATGGACGGCGAAATTCTGCTGCATGTCTCGGATGCCGTGCGCGAGTCGTTGATCTCCGACATGGACCGGGACGAACTGCTCCACGCCACCGAGCAGCTCGACACCGACGAGATCGCGGACCTTGCCCCCGACCTCCCCGAGGAGGTCATGCAGGATCTGCTGAAGTCGCTCAACGACCAGACCCGCGCCCAGCTCGAATCGGTCCTGTCCTACGAGGAGGATACCGTCGCTGCGATCATGGACTTCGGCATGGTGGCCATCCGGGAGGACACCACACTCAGCGTCGTGCTGCGTTACCTCCGCCAGCGCGGCGACTTGCCCGAGAACACCGACAAGCTGTTCGTGGTCGACAAGCAGAACGTGCTCCGGGGCGTGCTCTCGCTGAAGCGCCTCCTGCTGCGGAGCCCGGATGCGCGGGTGGGCGACGTCATGTCCCGGGAAGTCGTGATGTTCCATTTGGACGACGAGGCTTCCGTCGCCGCCCGCGCCTTCGAGCGCTACGGCCTGCTTTCGGTGCCGGTGGTCGACGACCAGCAGCGCCTCCAGGGCCGAGTCACGATCGACGCCATCGTCGACTACATCCGCCAGGAGTCCGACGACGAAGCGCTTGCGCAGGCCGGCCTGATGCAGGAGGAGGACCTGTTTGCGAGCATCTGGAAAAGCGTCAAGAACCGCTGGGTATGGTTGGGCATCAACCTGCTGACCGCGTTCGCCAGCACCCGTGTCATCAGCCTGTTCGACGACACCATCGGGCGGGTGGTGGCGCTGGCCTCGCTCATGCCCATCGTCGCCGGCATCGGCGGCAATACCGGCACCCAGACCAGCACCCTGATCGTTCGTTCGCTGGCGCTGGGGCTGGTCGATTCGTCAAACGTGCGCCGCCTGGTGCTGAAGGAAATCGGCATCGGCCTCCTCAACGGGATCGTCTGGGGCAGTGTCATCGGCGCTCTGACCTATGCGCTGTACCGCGATCCGGAATTGGCTTCCGTGATGGCGGCGGCCATGACCCTCAACCTGTTGGTCGCCGCGGTGACGGGTTTGTTCATCCCGCTGATCCGCGCCCGCCTCGACCTCGACCCGGCCATCGGCACCAGCGTGCTGCTCACCGCCATCACCGACGGCATGGGATTCTTCATCTTCCTGGGGCTGGCCACCCTGTTTCTGCTGAACTGA
- a CDS encoding YbeD family protein, translated as MSLDALLDFPCEFPIKVFGSAEGGFAASVEAAVRLAAPELEAVTVAVRASGGGRFVAVTVTITASTQAQIEAIYGRIGTLPGVLMVL; from the coding sequence ATGAGCCTGGACGCGCTGCTCGACTTCCCCTGCGAGTTCCCGATCAAGGTATTCGGCTCGGCCGAAGGCGGTTTCGCCGCGTCGGTCGAGGCTGCGGTGCGTCTCGCCGCGCCGGAGCTGGAAGCGGTGACCGTCGCCGTCCGGGCCAGCGGCGGCGGCAGGTTCGTGGCGGTGACGGTGACGATCACGGCCTCGACCCAGGCCCAGATCGAAGCGATCTATGGGCGTATCGGCACGCTGCCCGGCGTGCTGATGGTTCTTTAA
- a CDS encoding D-amino acid aminotransferase, producing MNSPLVYLNGEFLPLEQARVSVLDRGFLFGDGVYEVIPVYGGRPLRLEEHLTRLDGSLRGIRMASPLSRAEWAGVVGRLIDGPDDQSVYLQVTRGAGPRRDHAIPAGVTPTVFAMCSPIAPVPFAGVRAITLDDIRWRWCNIKAITLLPNVLLRQEAVDRGCAEAVLVRDGRVTEGTASNVFAVIDGVIVTPPKGPELLPGITRDLVLELVQAEGLPARERAISLAEFAGADEIWITSSTREVLPVVELDGRPVGRGTPGPVWERVSALYQDFKRRLKSGVMA from the coding sequence ATGAACAGTCCCCTGGTTTATCTCAACGGCGAATTTCTGCCGCTGGAACAGGCCCGCGTGTCCGTCCTGGACCGGGGATTCCTGTTCGGCGACGGCGTCTACGAGGTCATCCCCGTTTATGGCGGGCGGCCGCTGCGGCTCGAAGAGCATCTCACGCGGCTGGACGGCAGCCTGCGCGGCATCCGCATGGCTTCTCCCCTGAGCCGGGCCGAGTGGGCGGGAGTCGTCGGCCGTCTGATCGACGGGCCGGACGACCAGTCGGTGTATCTGCAGGTGACGCGTGGTGCGGGCCCCAGGCGCGACCATGCGATCCCGGCCGGCGTCACGCCCACGGTCTTCGCCATGTGTTCGCCGATCGCGCCGGTGCCGTTCGCCGGGGTCCGCGCCATCACGCTGGACGACATCCGCTGGCGCTGGTGCAACATCAAGGCCATCACGCTGTTGCCCAACGTGCTGCTGCGGCAGGAGGCCGTCGACCGGGGCTGCGCCGAGGCTGTCCTGGTCCGCGATGGCCGCGTCACCGAAGGGACGGCCAGCAACGTGTTCGCGGTGATCGACGGCGTGATCGTCACCCCGCCCAAGGGCCCGGAACTGCTGCCGGGTATCACCCGCGACCTGGTGCTGGAGCTGGTTCAGGCGGAAGGCCTGCCGGCACGGGAGCGGGCGATCTCGCTGGCCGAGTTTGCCGGTGCCGACGAAATCTGGATTACGAGTTCGACGCGGGAAGTGCTGCCGGTGGTCGAGCTGGACGGCCGGCCGGTCGGCCGGGGAACTCCCGGACCCGTCTGGGAGCGGGTCAGCGCGCTGTACCAGGATTTCAAGCGCCGACTCAAGAGCGGCGTGATGGCATGA
- a CDS encoding D-alanyl-D-alanine carboxypeptidase family protein — MNVKALLIHARWHVFLSLVLLAGWCLPLRAEPPLIPAPPDLPAKAYLLQDFLSGRVLAERNADERLEPASLTKVMTAYILFRELSKGHVKLEDMVTVSEKAWRTEGSRMFAQVGAQISVENLLKGMIVQSGNDASVALAEHVAGDESVFAQMMNQNAERLGMTNTHFKNSMGLPDPDHYTTARDLATLTRAMIKEFPQYYGWHAIKEFVFNDIKQVNRNRLLWRDPTVDGVKTGHTEGAGYCLITSALRDGDRLISVVLGTKSDTERANANQALLNYGFRFFETKPIQKGNEELAKARIWKGEQTEVPVGVDEDLYATFPRGQFQNLKTAMEVDANALAPVKKGDKLGSIQVTFSNETVVQRDLVALQEVAEGGIFRRALDHILLWLKRRG, encoded by the coding sequence ATGAACGTGAAAGCCCTCCTGATTCACGCCCGATGGCATGTTTTCCTTTCCCTTGTCCTTCTGGCCGGATGGTGCCTGCCGCTCCGGGCGGAGCCGCCATTGATTCCCGCGCCGCCCGATCTGCCGGCCAAGGCCTATCTGCTGCAGGATTTCCTCAGCGGCCGGGTGCTGGCGGAGCGCAACGCCGATGAGCGCCTGGAGCCCGCCAGCCTGACCAAGGTGATGACGGCCTACATCCTGTTCCGCGAGCTGTCCAAGGGACACGTCAAGCTGGAGGACATGGTGACCGTCAGCGAAAAGGCCTGGCGCACGGAAGGCTCGCGGATGTTCGCCCAGGTCGGCGCCCAGATCTCGGTGGAAAACCTGCTCAAGGGCATGATCGTCCAGTCCGGCAACGACGCCAGCGTAGCCCTGGCCGAGCATGTGGCCGGCGACGAATCGGTGTTCGCCCAGATGATGAACCAGAATGCCGAGCGTCTGGGGATGACCAACACCCATTTCAAGAACAGCATGGGGCTGCCCGACCCGGACCATTACACCACCGCCCGCGACCTCGCGACGCTGACCCGGGCGATGATCAAGGAATTTCCGCAGTACTACGGGTGGCATGCCATCAAGGAATTCGTGTTCAACGACATCAAGCAGGTGAACCGCAACCGGCTGCTGTGGCGCGATCCCACGGTGGACGGCGTCAAGACCGGCCACACCGAAGGAGCGGGCTATTGCCTGATCACGTCCGCCCTGCGCGATGGCGACCGCCTGATTTCGGTGGTTCTGGGCACCAAGAGCGATACGGAGCGCGCCAATGCCAATCAGGCCCTGCTCAATTACGGCTTCCGCTTCTTTGAAACCAAGCCGATTCAAAAGGGCAACGAAGAGCTTGCGAAGGCCCGCATCTGGAAAGGCGAGCAGACCGAGGTGCCGGTCGGCGTGGACGAGGATTTGTATGCGACCTTTCCGCGCGGGCAGTTCCAGAACCTGAAGACGGCGATGGAAGTGGATGCCAACGCCCTGGCGCCGGTCAAGAAAGGCGACAAGCTGGGTAGCATCCAGGTCACGTTCAGCAACGAAACGGTCGTCCAGCGGGATCTGGTGGCTTTGCAGGAGGTCGCGGAAGGCGGCATTTTCCGCCGGGCGCTGGATCACATCCTGCTCTGGCTGAAGCGGCGGGGCTAG
- the rodA gene encoding rod shape-determining protein RodA, giving the protein MRYDSGLAGFSAGETRLERIMKRIHIDISLFAGLITLSGVALVILYSASAQSFDVLLRQGIRLLLAMSVMLAIAQIHPRHFRFYSPMLYGVGVLLLAAVLVMGEIGKGAQRWLDLGVVRFQPSEILKLAVPMTVAWYLSECPVPPAFRHIAVAGVFIAIPAGLIAKQPDLGTALLVGAAGAMVVFLAGIRWLYLLVIGGAGAGLLPVVWHFLHDYQRDRVLMFLNPEADALGRGYHIIQSKIAIGSGGFYGKGWLQGSQAQLEFLPEKSTDFIFAVVAEEFGLIGCLGLLAIYLFIIGRCVHISIQAQDAYTRLLSGALTLTFFVYVFVNTGMVVGILPVVGVPLPLVSYGGTSMVTLLAGFGILMSIQTHRKLLPG; this is encoded by the coding sequence ATGAGATACGATTCCGGCCTGGCCGGTTTCAGTGCCGGAGAGACCCGCCTCGAACGCATCATGAAGCGGATCCACATCGACATTTCCCTGTTCGCCGGCCTGATAACCCTGTCCGGCGTGGCCCTCGTGATCCTTTACTCGGCTTCGGCCCAGAGCTTCGACGTGCTGTTGCGCCAGGGGATCCGCCTCCTGCTGGCGATGTCGGTCATGCTCGCCATCGCCCAAATCCATCCGCGCCATTTCCGTTTCTACAGCCCGATGCTGTACGGTGTGGGGGTGTTGCTGCTCGCCGCGGTGCTGGTCATGGGGGAGATCGGCAAGGGCGCACAGCGCTGGCTCGACCTCGGCGTGGTCAGGTTCCAGCCGTCCGAAATCCTCAAGCTGGCGGTGCCGATGACGGTGGCCTGGTACCTGTCCGAATGCCCGGTTCCCCCGGCGTTCCGGCATATCGCCGTGGCCGGCGTGTTCATCGCCATACCCGCGGGACTGATCGCCAAACAGCCTGACCTCGGGACCGCATTGCTCGTCGGAGCGGCGGGTGCAATGGTGGTATTTCTCGCTGGTATCCGGTGGCTCTATCTGCTGGTAATCGGGGGCGCCGGGGCGGGGCTGCTGCCCGTGGTCTGGCATTTCCTGCACGACTACCAGCGGGACCGGGTGCTGATGTTCCTGAATCCCGAGGCCGATGCCCTGGGCCGCGGTTATCACATCATTCAATCCAAGATCGCCATCGGCTCCGGCGGGTTCTACGGCAAAGGCTGGCTGCAGGGCTCGCAGGCCCAGTTGGAGTTTCTGCCGGAGAAGTCGACCGATTTCATCTTCGCCGTGGTGGCGGAGGAGTTCGGCCTCATCGGCTGCCTGGGGCTGCTGGCGATCTATCTGTTCATCATCGGGCGCTGCGTCCACATTTCGATCCAGGCGCAGGACGCCTACACCCGTTTGCTGAGCGGCGCCCTGACCCTGACGTTTTTCGTGTATGTTTTCGTCAACACCGGCATGGTCGTCGGCATCCTGCCGGTGGTGGGTGTGCCGCTGCCGCTGGTGAGCTACGGAGGCACATCCATGGTGACCCTGCTCGCCGGCTTCGGCATCCTCATGTCCATCCAGACTCACCGCAAGCTGCTGCCGGGCTGA